The Deinococcus ruber genomic sequence GGGAACGCGCCCGATGATCCGCGCCACCCTGACCGATGTGGGCGACCTGAAACGCTCTCAGCGCGAGGTGGAACGCCTGAACGAGACGCTGGAACAACAGGTGGAGCGGCGCACCTTTCAGGTTCAGCAGCTTCACGAAGAGTTGCAGACCTTCGTCTACTCGGTGGCCCACGACATGACCAGACCGCTGCGGCAGATTCAGGGCTTCTCCGACCTGCTGACCCGGCACTATCCACCCAGCGACGAGAAAAGCGCCCGCTACCTGTCGTATCTGAAGCTCGCCACCACGCAGATGGGCGAACAGATGTCCGCGCTGCTGGCATTCTTCCAGAGCAATCAGCCGATCAATCATCTTCAGCCGATCGATCTGAACCGCCTGATTCAGGGTGTCGTTCAGGAACTGGCGTCTGAGATGCGGGGCCGTGAAGTGTCCATCACCCACGACGAACTGCCGACCCTGGAGGCAGACCGGCAGAGCCTCCTGACCATCTTCTCCAACCTGATCGCGAACGCCGTCAAATTTACACGCCCCCGGCCCCAGGCCATCATCCATGTGGGGGTGCAGGAGCAGCGCGACACCTATCTGTTCAGCATCCACGACAACGGGGTGGGCTTCGATCAGAGCACGGCGCGGCGACTCTTCGGCCTGTTCCAGCGCCTGCACAGCGAACGCGATTTCGAGGGCCAGGGCATGGGGCTGGCCCTCGTTCGCCGCATCGTGCAGCGCTATCAGGGACGCGTGTGGGCCGAGAGCGTGCCAGACCAGGGATCGGTGTTCTGGGTGCAGCTTCCGAAAAACCCCTCCGAGCTGCTGGACGATGCCCGATGGTAACCACTGGCTCAGTGGCTCCCTGCCGGAAGACCGCTGCTACAGGCAGGCCCGCACCCGCCACGTCAGGTTGCCGGTCACGGTGGCGGTGTAGATCTGGGGATTCAGATCGTTCGGAATCTGGAAGGTATGCGTGCCGGGCGACACCGGAAAGCCGCGCTGCTGATACGCGTCGGTGCTGCCCACGTTCTGCCCGTCGATCAACAGCTGAGCGGGAATGATGCAGGCGCGGTTGTCGAGCGTGAGCGTGTAACTGCTCGGCTCCTGCACAGGCTGGAAGAAGGCCCCGGTGTAGGCGCACGAACTGAGCGCTGCACACAGGCCAGCGGCCACAAGCACGCGCTTCACCACGCACCGCCCGACCAGCTGCCCAGGCCCAGCACCTGCTGAGGAGCGATGGAGCGCAGCGCCGCCCCCGGCATCAGTTCTGCGATTTCGTGCACGCGGTCGTACTGAGACTTTTCCACCCACACATTATTGGTCTTCAGCTGCGTGAGGATTTTTCCACAGGTCACGAATGCGCCCCGGCAGGCGTCGGGATCGACATAGACGAGGCGGTCGAGCACGTCTTTCAGTTCGGTGCCGGTTGCCCGCACAAGCTGAAGCGCCGCCGTGGGCGTGACGCCGTAGCGCCGCTCGGCCCGCAGCCGCAGCGGCGTGGGAATCAGGATCAGGCCCGCGAGGTGGCGGGCGATGGTTTCGTTGTGCATGCGGAAGGTTTCCGGCCCCACCGTGTCCCACTGCGCCCGCAGCTCGCTTTCCAGCCCCGACTGCTGCATGAAGATATGCCCGATCTCGTGCGCCAGCATCTGCCGCTCCAGCGAAACCGGCAGGCCCAGCGGCAGCGTGATGATGCTGGGCGGGCCGCCGTGAGAGCCTGCCTTGGCGTCGTAGATCAGGCGAATTCCCAGATCGCGGGCCAGCTGTGCCGGGTCGGGGTGGCCCAGCCGCGACAGCGTGGCCTCTACGTCAGCGAGCAGGTGCTGGACAGGATCGCTGAGAATCACTCGCCGTCTCCCGGCGTCACGTTCGACTGCTTCAGCGTCAGGAAGAGTTCGGCCCAGCCTTCCGGCTCGGGTTCCTGCCCGTCGTAGAAATTGAAGGCGTTCAGATAGTTCAGCCAGCGCGGCGTGCCGAAGCCCGCGTACCGGGGTCGGTCGGCGTACAGCTCTGCCGCCCGCGCCAGATTGGGCGAGAGTTCGCGCTCCAGCTGCTCGGCAGGTCGGGGAGCCGCCCGCACCTCGATTACCGCTGCCGGATTGATGGCCCGAACGTCGGCCTCGGAAAGCTGAAGAAACTGCGCCAGACTGGGAAAATGCTTGCTGCGGCCCACGCTCACCTTGCCGTTTTCCAGTTCGGAAACGTAGGTCGAGACGGGAATGCTGGTGTGCGCCACCACGTCTTCCTGGGTGTAGCCCAGCGCTTCCCGCCGCTGCCGGATAAGCTGCCCGGCCCCGTGCTTGTCGAGCGCCTGCCCCTCAGAGCCGCGAGCGGTAAAAGACCTGCCTGCCATACCCGCCAGTGTATCACGACCTGTGCCAAGTCCTAAGATCGATGCAGCTGCGTATCACCCTGAACTGTCCGTATCTGCTCAGCTGTTTGCGAGCGAAGGCGAGTGTTGATTTGACGACTCAGAGTCGCACACATCGTGCTTTACGTATCGGAGTTCCGCTTCGGATGTGTTCTGTCTTCAGCAGAAGCACATGTACTATTTTTCCGTTGACAGAAGTTAGGGCATGTACTAAGTTATGGACATGCCTTACTTCTTCCCCTCTGTGCCGCTGACGATGCCGGATTCCCTTCCGCTGTGGCTGAGCGCCGTGCTGGCTGCCGTGTTCGCGTCTGCCATGCGGGTATGGCGCGAGCGCACCCTGCGGCGGCGTGCGGGGCTGCGGTCTTCCCCACTGCTCGACGCGGTGCCCGATGTGGTGCTGGGTACACTGGCGGGCGTGTGTCTGGTGCTGCTGGACGGCGAATTCCGCCCTCTTGCCCCCGGCAGCGTCTGGCTGCTTGCCACGCTGGGCGGCGCAGCCGGGCCGAAACTGCTGGAAAGTCTGTCGCCGCTGGTCGCCCGTGCGCGGGGGCTGGACGAGGGCGGGCCGCGTGAGGAGCGCCGCCAGCAGGAATGAACACGGGCGAAGGAACATCTCAATTCCTTCGCCCGTGAATCTTCTGGCCTGCTTCCTGCCTTATTGCCCCTGTTTTCTCGCTCTGTAACGGCGAATCAGGGCGTTGGTGCTGCTGTCGTGCTTCAGCTCTGGCTCGGCAGCAGCTTCCAGTTCCG encodes the following:
- a CDS encoding sensor histidine kinase translates to MNSDEQLRQRAERRIASQPGAGSGQEPASNQWQFAQQQEHELHVHRMELEIQNEELRRANQQLEQAHHRYADLFEQAPVGYVILDDTGVIQQINQTGCHQLGAMHRQLIGRRFSLFIATDQRVAFAALLQQLFQTPARTAQPSNIYRRELQMLRQDGSEWDAQIEYAGLTEGTRPMIRATLTDVGDLKRSQREVERLNETLEQQVERRTFQVQQLHEELQTFVYSVAHDMTRPLRQIQGFSDLLTRHYPPSDEKSARYLSYLKLATTQMGEQMSALLAFFQSNQPINHLQPIDLNRLIQGVVQELASEMRGREVSITHDELPTLEADRQSLLTIFSNLIANAVKFTRPRPQAIIHVGVQEQRDTYLFSIHDNGVGFDQSTARRLFGLFQRLHSERDFEGQGMGLALVRRIVQRYQGRVWAESVPDQGSVFWVQLPKNPSELLDDARW
- a CDS encoding ImmA/IrrE family metallo-endopeptidase — translated: MILSDPVQHLLADVEATLSRLGHPDPAQLARDLGIRLIYDAKAGSHGGPPSIITLPLGLPVSLERQMLAHEIGHIFMQQSGLESELRAQWDTVGPETFRMHNETIARHLAGLILIPTPLRLRAERRYGVTPTAALQLVRATGTELKDVLDRLVYVDPDACRGAFVTCGKILTQLKTNNVWVEKSQYDRVHEIAELMPGAALRSIAPQQVLGLGSWSGGAW
- a CDS encoding helix-turn-helix domain-containing protein → MAGRSFTARGSEGQALDKHGAGQLIRQRREALGYTQEDVVAHTSIPVSTYVSELENGKVSVGRSKHFPSLAQFLQLSEADVRAINPAAVIEVRAAPRPAEQLERELSPNLARAAELYADRPRYAGFGTPRWLNYLNAFNFYDGQEPEPEGWAELFLTLKQSNVTPGDGE